A DNA window from Lachancea thermotolerans CBS 6340 chromosome G complete sequence contains the following coding sequences:
- the MCO32 gene encoding Mco32p (similar to uniprot|P53234 Saccharomyces cerevisiae YGR053C Hypothetical ORF), which translates to MRPLLGTSGRLCMRRTVCGASHAARNANLGEMTEYLRLEAVPQMLNRSIDAERLDAEVKLRLLPTTHPYLPAIQGVNKYKHSMNAIALVIRNFVLNERCALHVTNVHTLADGKTCSRYNTVTDADKVVVHWRTCAEGCEHLGPEDVTSQAKFGLYKARQSGRGTAGLEDEHSKSEVLRYILDPGHKMSETLMAQHASPANDLDARWQLSRVIYGVFIFEMNDDNTKIRVHTIDNVEMSDREKKVETGALAC; encoded by the coding sequence ATGCGCCCACTCCTGGGGACTAGCGGGCGTTTGTGCATGCGCAGAACGGTGTGCGGAGCGTCGCACGCCGCGCGAAACGCGAACTTGGGCGAGATGACGGAGTATCTGCGGCTGGAAGCGGTGCCGCAGATGCTGAATCGGAGCATAGACGCGGAGAGGCTGGACGCGGAGGTGAAGCTGCGGCTACTGCCGACCACGCACCCTTACCTGCCGGCGATACAGGGCGTCAACAAGTACAAGCACTCGATGAACGCGATAGCGCTGGTCATCCGCAACTTTGTGCTGAATGAGCGATGCGCGctgcacgtgaccaacGTGCACACGCTGGCGGACGGCAAGACGTGCTCGCGCTACAACACGGTCACAGACGCGGACAAGGTGGTGGTGCACTGGCGTACGTGCGCGGAGGGCTGCGAGCACCTGGGTCCGGAGGACGTCACATCGCAGGCCAAGTTCGGGCTCTACAAGGCCAGGCAGAGCGGCCGCGGCACGGCCGGCCTGGAGGACGAGCACAGCAAGAGCGAGGTCCTGCGCTACATCCTGGACCCGGGCCACAAGATGTCGGAGACACTCATGGCGCAGCACGCGAGTCCTGCCAACGACCTGGACGCGCGATGGCAGCTCTCGCGCGTTATCTATGGGGTTTTCATTTTCGAGATGAACGACGACAATACCAAGATCCGCGTGCACACCATCGACAACGTCGAGATGTCGGACCGCGAGAAAAAAGTAGAGACTGGAGCTCTAGCGTGCTGA
- a CDS encoding translation initiation factor 2A (similar to uniprot|P53235 Saccharomyces cerevisiae YGR054W yeast homolog of mammalian eIF2A): MSTQLFAKTSTEINLFQGYPSFDELTRDEAETIQVSLLSPCGRFMALATADAVQIFTGMEFSNRLLRVALKDVYDMQFSPSGNFLSTWERPSIAEPDHKNVKIWDLNVETPPEVPRYAYQAKVQSGWVLQFSKLDNFALKQFGKEIRIVKLDGEESTFNFDKPYSKLVPEQPISSFLISPAEFPTICTFSPEKSGKPAVLSIYAIAEGVTDKKIASKTFFKADSCQLKWNQQGNAVLCVAITDFDSSNKSYYGENTLYLLSFQGVNGALGGKSVRVPLSKEGPIHDFTWSPTSRQFGVIYGYMPATITFFDLRGNVVHSLPEQPKNTMLFSPSGRYILIAGFGNLQGSVEVLDRHDKFNCISKFDAANTSVCKWSPGGEFILTATTSPRLRVDNGLKIWHVSGTLCFVKEYKELLKIDWRHKVSQNLEKSHVIAKNEDPASDNFSDPKLGKIEVKIHPSVLEYNAKRQKNGSSDGAKDKPTGAYRPPHARRAGGAASVPGAAVKPSQRVIPGMAPPPGAVPGVAKESKAAAKNKKKRESKKKETTPDATQPDADSQAANQPRVNKEASPEEKKIRSLLKKLRAIESLKQKLAAGESLEDTQLLKIQTEDKVCKELEFLGWKNEDAQ, translated from the coding sequence ATGTCGACCCAGCTTTTTGCCAAGACCTCGACTGAGATCAATTTGTTCCAGGGGTACCCGTCGTTCGACGAGCTGACGCGCGACGAGGCCGAAACAATCCAGGTATCTCTGCTGTCGCCATGCGGAAGATTCATGGCGCTGGCCACCGCAGACGCGGTGCAGATTTTCACAGGGATGGAGTTCTCCAACAGACTGCTGCGCGTGGCGCTGAAGGACGTCTACGACATGCAGTTCTCGCCCTCTGGCAATTTTCTAAGCACCTGGGAGAGACCCTCGATCGCGGAGCCGGACCATAAAAACGTCAAGATCTGGGACCTGAACGTCGAGACGCCCCCAGAAGTCCCACGGTACGCATACCAGGCCAAGGTGCAGAGCGGCTGGGTGCTGCAGTTTAGCAAGCTCGACAACTTCGCGCTCAAGCAGTTCGGCAAAGAGATCAGGATCGTGAAGCTGGACGGCGAGGAATCCACTTTCAACTTCGACAAGCCCTACAGCAAGCTTGTCCCTGAGCAGCCGATTTCCAGCTTCCTCATCTCCCCAGCGGAGTTCCCAACTATTTGCACGTTTTCCCCCGAGAAGTCCGGCAAGCCCGCCGTGCTAAGCATCTACGCCATCGCAGAAGGCGTCACAGACAAGAAGATTGCGTCGAAGACTTTCTTCAAGGCAGACTCCTGCCAGCTGAAGTGGAACCAGCAGGGCAATGCCGTCCTGTGTGTCGCGATCACAGACTTCGACTCATCCAACAAGTCCTACTACGGAGAGAACACCCTGTATCTGTTATCCTTCCAAGGTGTTAACGGCGCGTTGGGCGGCAAGTCCGTCCGCGTACCGCTCTCCAAAGAAGGCCCTATCCACGACTTCACATGGTCACCTACCTCGAGGCAGTTTGGTGTTATCTATGGTTACATGCCAGCCACGATAACATTCTTCGACCTCAGAGGCAACGTTGTGCATTCGCTCCCAGAGCAGCCCAAGAACACCATGCTGTTCTCTCCCTCTGGCAGGTACATTTTGATCGCAGGGTTTGGCAACTTGCAGGGATCCGTGGAGGTCCTGGATCGTCACGATAAATTCAACTGCATTTCCAAGTTTGACGCGGCCAACACATCCGTGTGCAAATGGTCTCCTGGTGGCGAGTTTATCCTGACCGCCACCACGTCTCCAAGATTGAGAGTGGACAACGGTCTGAAGATCTGGCATGTCAGCGGCACTTTATGCTTTGTAAAGGAGTACAAAGAGCTGTTGAAAATCGACTGGAGACACAAGGTTTCTCAAAATCTCGAAAAAAGTCATGTCATAGCCAAGAACGAAGATCCTGCCAGCGACAATTTCTCGGATCCAAAGCTTGGCAAGATAGAGGTAAAGATCCATCCTTCAGTGCTTGAGTACAACGCCAAGCGTCAGAAAAATGGCTCTTCTGATGGTGCCAAAGACAAACCCACTGGCGCTTACAGGCCACCACATGCTAGGAGGGCCGGAGGTGCTGCATCAGTTCCCGGCGCTGCAGTCAAGCCCAGCCAAAGAGTCATTCCAGGCATGGCGCCACCCCCAGGTGCTGTTCCAGGTGTCGCTAAGGAGTCCAAGGCTGCTGCCAAAAATaagaaaaagagagagagcaagaagaaggagacCACACCTGATGCGACCCAACCTGATGCCGATTCTCAGGCTGCGAACCAGCCTCGAGTTAACAAGGAAGCCTCGCctgaagagaagaaaataCGTTCTCtactcaagaagttgagagcAATTGAGTCGCTAAAGCAGAAACTCGCTGCAGGTGAATCCTTGGAGGACACTCAGCTGTTAAAGATTCAGACCGAGGACAAGGTCTGCAAAGAGCTGGAGTTTCTGGGCTGGAAAAATGAAGATGCACAGTGA
- a CDS encoding KLTH0G18260p (conserved hypothetical protein), whose translation MTEASAHKRSPTTPSTPGIWNDARAKKLKSAATQSPTKPRRSRDATVEELTRQQLINSRELQRVNGLVRFLELERKFQT comes from the coding sequence ATGACTGAAGCCTCCGCACACAAGCGGTCTCCAACGACCCCGTCAACTCCCGGAATTTGGAACGATGCAAgagccaaaaagctgaagagcgCCGCTACCCAGTCCCCAACCAAGCCCCGCCGGAGTAGAGACGCAACAGTGGAAGAATTAACAAGGCAACAGCTCATCAACTCTAGAGAGCTCCAGCGCGTAAATGGGTTGGTGAGGTTCCTTGAGCTAGAAAGAAAGTTTCAAACCTAA
- the CAK1 gene encoding cyclin-dependent protein kinase-activating kinase CAK1 (similar to uniprot|P43568 Saccharomyces cerevisiae YFL029C CAK1 Cyclin-dependent kinase-activating kinase required for passage through the cell cycle phosphorylates and activates Cdc28p nucleotide-binding pocket differs significantly from those of most other protein kinases) — MTADVGELVASTKFSSINKLGAYAYKNTLVETVVKPHDPMCELAILKKLQDPGSPYVIELVSSKVSQGVVTLGFPYYKQNMYEYMRAQYQKRRWNPYLLATQEQSTLQLSNKLDANLAVEYFRQLAHALAYIHSKKVIHRDIKLQNVMVDTEAGDNAPHLVLIDFGISYDLDNPQEPADAKITDVSTSIYKAPELLFSVKNYTYAVDIWALLVLVSQLLQSNSTSERYVPAFVEDGSEGSNLGSDIRLISSIFEQLGTPTLEQWPEVRDRGSPAFAGMFGTSGDGRYVLNRSKPECFDACMRLFPKLEELSEPIRSSVIECLLRMMPFESTERATASELVDLLAECQT; from the coding sequence ATGACTGCAGATGTTGGAGAGCTGGTAGCGTCTACAAAGTTCTCAAGTATTAACAAACTAGGGGCATATGCATACAAGAACACGCTTGTCGAAACGGTAGTGAAGCCGCATGATCCTATGTGCGAGCTTGCCATACTTAAGAAGTTACAAGACCCTGGCAGCCCATATGTAATTGAACTGGTCTCTTCTAAGGTCTCTCAGGGAGTGGTAACTCTTGGCTTTCCTTACTACAAGCAAAATATGTATGAATACATGCGTGCTCAGTATCAAAAGCGCCGGTGGAACCCTTACCTGCTGGCTACCCAAGAGCAAAGCACTCTACAGCTGTCTAATAAGTTGGATGCTAATCTCGCGGTCGAGTATTTTAGGCAGCTTGCGCATGCTCTGGCATATATTCATTCAAAGAAGGTAATTCATCGCGATATAAAGCTACAAAACGTTATGGTAGATACAGAGGCTGGGGATAACGCGCCTCACCTTGTTTTGATAGATTTTGGGATTTCATATGACCTTGACAACCCGCAGGAGCCCGCAGATGCTAAAATTACCGATGTTTCGACATCGATTTACAAAGCACCCGAACTTCTGTTTAGTGTCAAAAACTACACATACGCGGTTGACATTTGGGCGCTATTGGTACTTGTAtctcagcttcttcagtcTAATAGTACGAGCGAGAGATACGTCCCTGCTTTCGTGGAGGACGGCTCCGAAGGATCAAACCTTGGGAGCGACATCCGGTTGATTTCCTCGATTTTCGAGCAACTAGGCACACCAACATTGGAACAATGGCCGGAGGTACGTGACCGTGGCTCTCCCGCATTCGCTGGTATGTTTGGAACTTCGGGAGATGGTCGGTACGTTTTAAACCGATCAAAACCAGAGTGTTTTGACGCTTGTATGCGCCTTTTCCCgaagcttgaggagctgaGCGAGCCCATAAGATCCAGTGTGATTGAATGCTTGCTTAGGATGATGCCGTTTGAATCCACTGAGCGAGCGACCGCGAGCGAGCTTGTTGACTTGCTTGCAGAATGCCAAACGTGA
- the ERG3 gene encoding C-5 sterol desaturase (similar to uniprot|P32353 Saccharomyces cerevisiae YLR056W ERG3 C-5 sterol desaturase catalyzes the introduction of a C-5(6) double bond into episterol a precursor in ergosterol biosynthesis mutants are viable but cannot grow on non-fermentable carbon sources), translated as MDLVLEFFDSYGLDYVYSRTLPAQLASKFPAQWQSALSLNQGLGNLTTVGTSNGDVYGYAPYLFKMSDYTFQSLLPRYNVLRQFLSLTVITTIFGWLLYFSVATFSYVFIFDKAVFNHPRYLKNQMSLEIKQAMSAIPFMVLLTVPWFLLELHGHSKLYMTVDTQNHGIRQLLLEYVYFLMFTDCGIYLLHRWLHWPRVYKALHKPHHKWLVTTPYASHAFHPVDGYFQSLPYHVYPMLFPLNKVSYLILFTFVNFWTVMIHDGEYLANDPVVNGAACHTVHHLYFNYNYGQFTTLWDRLGGSYREPDRELFNKSLKKSTKTWEEQIKKMEVIKKQVEGEDDGYRVYGTEEKFKKMN; from the coding sequence ATGGATTTAGTgcttgagtttttcgacTCCTATGGACTGGACTACGTGTATTCGCGTACTTTGCCTGCGCAGCTGGCGTCCAAGTTCCCCGCGCAGTGGCAGTCTGCCCTGTCGCTAAACCAAGGCCTTGGCAACCTCACCACCGTGGGGACCTCAAACGGCGATGTGTACGGTTACGCGCCatatttgttcaaaatgaGCGACTACACCTTTCAGTCGCTGCTGCCTAGATACAACGTCCTGAGACAGTTTCTGTCTCTGACAGTGATTACCACTATTTTCGGGTGGCTGTTGTACTTTTCCGTCGCCACCTTCTCTTACGTATTCATCTTTGACAAGGCTGTGTTCAACCACCCCAGATATCTAAAGAACCAGATGTCGTTGGAAATCAAGCAAGCTATGTCCGCCATCCCTTTCATGGTGCTGCTAACTGTGCCATGGTTTTTGTTGGAACTGCACGGCCACTCCAAGCTCTACATGACAGTCGACACCCAGAACCACGGCATCCGTCAGTTGTTGCTGGAGTACGTGTACTTCCTGATGTTCACTGACTGCGGTATTTACTTGCTGCACAGATGGCTGCACTGGCCTCGTGTCTACAAGGCGCTTCACAAGCCTCACCACAAGTGGCTCGTTACCACACCTTACGCTTCCCACGCTTTCCACCCTGTCGACGGCTACTTCCAGTCCTTGCCATACCACGTTTACCCAATGTTGTTCCCTCTCAACAAGGTTTCATACCTGATCCTTTTCACTTTTGTGAACTTCTGGACTGTAATGATTCACGACGGTGAGTACCTCGCTAACGACCCAGTGGTCAATGGTGCCGCTTGCCACACCGTTCACCATCTCTACTTCAACTACAACTACGGCCAGTTCACCACTCTGTGGGACAGACTAGGTGGTTCTTACAGAGAGCCTGACAGAGAGttgttcaacaaatctCTAAAGAAGAGTACCAAGACTTGGGAGGAAcagatcaagaagatggaagtcatcaagaagcaggTTGAGGGTGAGGATGATGGCTACAGAGTATACGGTACGgaggaaaagttcaagaagatgaaCTGA
- the CAF16 gene encoding putative ATP-binding cassette family ATPase CAF16 (similar to uniprot|P43569 Saccharomyces cerevisiae YFL028C CAF16 Part of the evolutionarily- conserved CCR4-NOT transcriptional regulatory complex involved in controlling mRNA initiation elongation and degradation putative ABC ATPase interacts with Ssn2p Ssn3p and Ssn8p): protein MSLAAEVRDLTYKFPHSDKASLCNIEIEIPWNTRTLIIGSNGAGKSTLLKLLSGKHLCLTGKIRVNGLDPFSPHSMHQNEADECQITTYLGTEWCHMSIIHRDIGVLELLESIGFHAHRERGETLIDILDVDVNWRMHRLSDGQKRRVQLTMGLLKPWRLLLLDEVTVDLDVRARSRLLSFLEQETKARRCSIVYATHIFDGLAEWPDRVVHLRDGRIVQQLSYAEEVRFSREDSSVVEHNDNSVTIGYAKSLHPLALTWLSQDETSKK, encoded by the coding sequence ATGTCTTTAGCTGCCGAGGTCAGGGATCTGACTTACAAGTTTCCCCACAGCGATAAAGCGTCGCTCTGCAACATTGAGATCGAAATACCCTGGAATACTCGCACTCTGATAATTGGGTCCAACGGTGCAGGGAAGTCTACGCTGCTTAAGCTGCTCAGTGGAAAGCACCTGTGCCTCACAGGCAAGATCAGGGTTAACGGCCTTGACCCGTTCAGCCCACACTCAATGCACCAAAACGAGGCCGACGAGTGCCAGATCACGACGTACTTGGGCACTGAGTGGTGTCACATGTCTATCATCCACCGCGACATTGGCGTCCTGGAGCTGCTCGAGAGTATCGGGTTCCACGCGCACCGCGAGCGTGGCGAAACACTCATAGATATCTTAGACGTGGACGTCAACTGGCGCATGCATCGCCTCAGTGATGGGCAAAAGCGCCGTGTGCAACTAACGATGGgccttttgaagccttGGCGTCTGCTGCTACTTGACGAGGTGACTGTGGATCTCGACGTCCGTGCCCGCAGCCGCCTGCTGTCATTCCTAGAACAGGAGACGAAAGCGCGCCGCTGCAGCATCGTATACGCGACCCACATTTTTGATGGCCTTGCCGAGTGGCCCGACAGAGTCGTACATTTGCGCGACGGTCGCATCGTTCAGCAGCTCTCGTACGCAGAAGAAGTACGCTTCAGCCGCGAAGACAGCTCCGTCGTGGAGCACAACGATAACTCCGTCACCATTGGCTACGCCAAGTCATTACACCCGCTGGCGCTGACTTGGCTCTCTCAAGATGAGACATCTAAGAAATGA